The Humulus lupulus chromosome 4, drHumLupu1.1, whole genome shotgun sequence genome has a window encoding:
- the LOC133829746 gene encoding phenylacetaldehyde reductase-like isoform X1: MSGIGKVVCVTGASGYIASWLVKLLLQQGYTVNASVRDPNDSEKTAHLVALDGAKERLHLFKANLLEEGSFDSAVNGCDGVFHTASPVIGSIIDPKAQLIDPAVKGTLNVLRSCAKVPSIKRVVITSSLSSVFENGKPLTSDVVVDETWFSDTVHCQKFQHWYALSKTLAEEAAWKFGKENGIDLVTIHPGLVIGPLLQPTINTTTQLILNQINGVQPVLNKVYHFVDVRDVANAHIQAFEVASASGRYCVAGPAVHMLESLKILQHLYPSLSIPEKCEDSEPLKPKYQISDLKAKHLGINFIPLEVSLRETVESLREKGQFSF; this comes from the exons AGGCTACATAGCCTCATGGCTAGTTAAGCTCTTACTACAGCAGGGATACACTGTCAATGCATCTGTTCGTGATCCAA ATGATTCAGAGAAAACAGCTCACTTGGTTGCACTAGATGGAGCTAAAGAAAGGCTTCATTTGTTCAAAGCAAATCTGTTGGAAGAAGGGTCTTTTGACTCTGCTGTCAATGGATGTGATGGGGTATTTCATACAGCTTCTCCTGTAATCGGCTCAATCATTGATCCAAAG GCACAACTGATTGATCCAGCAGTGAAGGGAACACTTAATGTTCTGAGGTCATGTGCAAAAGTTCCATCCATAAAGAGAGTGGTCATAACTTCTTCCCTTTCTTCTGTTTTTGAGAATGGAAAACCTCTAACCTCTGATGTGGTGGTTGATGAGACATGGTTTTCTGATACTGTTCACTGCCAGAAATTTCAG caCTGGTATGCGCTTTCGAAAACTCTGGCTGAGGAGGCTGCCTGGAAATTTGGCAAGGAAAATGGGATCGATTTGGTCACCATTCATCCAGGACTTGTTATTGGTCCTCTCTTACAGCCAACTATTAATACAACTACACAGCTTATTCTGAATCAAATCAATG GAGTTCAACCAGTCCTCAATAAAGTTTATCATTTTGTTGATGTTAGGGATGTTGCCAATGCACATATTCAAGCTTTTGAAGTTGCTTCAGCTAGTGGAAGATACTGTGTTGCTGGGCCTGCTGTACATATGTTAGAGTCTTTAAAGATTTTACAGCATCTTTACCCTTCTTTAAGCATCCCTGAGAA ATGTGAAGATAGTGAACCTCTTAAGCCAAAGTACCAAATATCAGATTTGAAGGCAAAACATTTGGGAATTAACTTCATTCCCTTGGAAGTGAGTTTGAGAGAGACTGTAGAAAGCCTCAGGGAAAAGGGTCAATTTAGCTTCTAA
- the LOC133829746 gene encoding phenylacetaldehyde reductase-like isoform X2: MSGIGKVVCVTGASGYIASWLVKLLLQQGYTVNASVRDPNDSEKTAHLVALDGAKERLHLFKANLLEEGSFDSAVNGCDGVFHTASPVIGSIIDPKAQLIDPAVKGTLNVLRSCAKVPSIKRVVITSSLSSVFENGKPLTSDVVVDETWFSDTVHCQKFQHWYALSKTLAEEAAWKFGKENGIDLVTIHPGLVIGPLLQPTINTTTQLILNQINVQEFNQSSIKFIILLMLGMLPMHIFKLLKLLQLVEDTVLLGLLYIC; the protein is encoded by the exons AGGCTACATAGCCTCATGGCTAGTTAAGCTCTTACTACAGCAGGGATACACTGTCAATGCATCTGTTCGTGATCCAA ATGATTCAGAGAAAACAGCTCACTTGGTTGCACTAGATGGAGCTAAAGAAAGGCTTCATTTGTTCAAAGCAAATCTGTTGGAAGAAGGGTCTTTTGACTCTGCTGTCAATGGATGTGATGGGGTATTTCATACAGCTTCTCCTGTAATCGGCTCAATCATTGATCCAAAG GCACAACTGATTGATCCAGCAGTGAAGGGAACACTTAATGTTCTGAGGTCATGTGCAAAAGTTCCATCCATAAAGAGAGTGGTCATAACTTCTTCCCTTTCTTCTGTTTTTGAGAATGGAAAACCTCTAACCTCTGATGTGGTGGTTGATGAGACATGGTTTTCTGATACTGTTCACTGCCAGAAATTTCAG caCTGGTATGCGCTTTCGAAAACTCTGGCTGAGGAGGCTGCCTGGAAATTTGGCAAGGAAAATGGGATCGATTTGGTCACCATTCATCCAGGACTTGTTATTGGTCCTCTCTTACAGCCAACTATTAATACAACTACACAGCTTATTCTGAATCAAATCAATG TGCAGGAGTTCAACCAGTCCTCAATAAAGTTTATCATTTTGTTGATGTTAGGGATGTTGCCAATGCACATATTCAAGCTTTTGAAGTTGCTTCAGCTAGTGGAAGATACTGTGTTGCTGGGCCTGCTGTACATATGTTAG